A genomic region of Streptomyces sp. NBC_00247 contains the following coding sequences:
- the topA gene encoding type I DNA topoisomerase: MSPTSETAKGGRRLVIVESPAKAKTIKGYLGPGYVVEASVGHIRDLPNGAAEVPDEYTGEVRRLGVDVEHDFQPVYVVNADKKAQVRKLKQLLAESDELFLATDEDREGEAIAWHLQEVLKPKVPVHRMVFHEITKDAIRAAVANPRELNQRMVDAQETRRILDRLYGYEVSPVLWKKVMPRLSAGRVQSVATRLVVERERERIAFRSASYWDLTGTFATGRTGDASDPSTLIARLSAVDGRRVAQGRDFGADGQLKAASGQVMHLDETNARALAAALADSAFAVRSVESKPYRRSPYAPFRTTTLQQEASRKLGFGAKATMQVAQKLYENGFITYMRTDSTTLSDTAITAARAQVTELYGANYLPEKPRTYAVKVKNAQEAHEAIRPSGDRFRTPAETGLSGDQFRLYELIWKRTVASQMKDAVGNSVTVKIVGRASDGRDAEFSASGKTITFHGFMKAYVEGADDPNAELDDRERRLPQVAEGDALSAEEITADGHSTKPPARYTEASLVKELEEREIGRPSTYASIIGTILDRGYVFKKGTALVPSFLSFAVVNLLEKHFGRLVDYDFTARMEDDLDRIARGEAQSVPWLKRFYFGAGEDTTGAGTASDAGNGDGDHLGGLKELVTDLGAIDAREISSFPVGNDIKLRVGRYGPYIERGEKDSEGHQRADVPDDLAPDELSVEYAEELLAKPSGDFELGADPVSGNQIIAKDGRYGPYVTEVLPEGTPKTGKNAVKPRTASLFKSMSLDTVTLADALKLMSLPRVVGQDAEGVEITAQNGRYGPYLKKGTDSRSLTSEDQLFDITLDEALAIYAQPKQRGRAAAKPPLKELGTDPVSGAPVVVKDGRFGAYVTDGETNATLRTGDSVEELTPERGYELLAEKRAKGPVKKKTAAKKAPAKKATTAKKAPAKKTTAAAKKTTAAKKTTTAKKTTAAKKATSAAAPSATSTED, from the coding sequence TTGTCCCCGACCAGCGAGACCGCAAAGGGCGGCCGCCGACTCGTCATCGTCGAGTCGCCTGCCAAGGCGAAGACGATCAAGGGCTATCTCGGCCCCGGATACGTCGTCGAGGCGAGCGTCGGGCACATCCGCGACCTCCCGAACGGCGCGGCCGAGGTTCCCGACGAGTACACCGGCGAGGTCCGGCGGCTCGGGGTCGACGTCGAGCACGACTTCCAGCCCGTCTACGTCGTCAACGCGGACAAGAAGGCCCAGGTCAGGAAGCTCAAGCAGCTGCTGGCCGAGTCCGACGAACTCTTCCTCGCCACCGATGAGGACCGCGAGGGCGAAGCCATCGCGTGGCACCTGCAGGAAGTCCTCAAGCCCAAGGTCCCGGTCCACCGGATGGTCTTCCACGAGATCACCAAGGACGCGATCCGGGCCGCCGTCGCCAACCCGCGTGAGCTCAACCAGCGCATGGTCGACGCCCAGGAGACCCGCCGCATCCTCGACCGCCTCTACGGCTACGAGGTCTCGCCGGTCCTGTGGAAGAAGGTCATGCCCCGGCTTTCGGCGGGCCGCGTCCAGTCCGTCGCCACCCGGCTCGTCGTCGAGCGGGAGCGCGAGCGCATCGCCTTCCGCTCCGCCTCGTACTGGGACCTGACGGGCACCTTCGCCACCGGCCGCACCGGTGACGCCTCGGACCCGTCCACCCTGATCGCCCGTCTCAGCGCGGTCGACGGGCGGCGTGTCGCCCAGGGCCGCGACTTCGGTGCGGACGGACAGCTGAAGGCCGCTTCCGGCCAGGTCATGCACCTGGACGAGACGAACGCCCGCGCCTTGGCCGCCGCCCTCGCCGACTCCGCCTTCGCGGTCCGCTCGGTCGAGTCGAAGCCGTACCGCCGCTCGCCGTACGCCCCGTTCCGTACGACCACGCTCCAGCAGGAGGCGAGCCGCAAGCTCGGCTTCGGGGCGAAGGCCACCATGCAGGTCGCGCAGAAGCTGTACGAGAACGGCTTCATCACCTACATGCGTACGGACTCCACGACCCTCTCGGACACGGCGATCACCGCCGCCCGGGCGCAGGTCACCGAGCTGTACGGCGCGAACTACCTGCCGGAGAAGCCGCGCACCTACGCCGTGAAGGTCAAGAACGCCCAGGAGGCGCACGAGGCGATCCGCCCCTCCGGCGACCGCTTCCGCACCCCGGCCGAGACCGGCCTGAGCGGTGACCAGTTCCGTCTGTACGAGCTGATCTGGAAGCGGACCGTCGCGTCCCAGATGAAGGACGCGGTCGGCAACTCCGTCACCGTCAAGATCGTCGGCCGGGCGAGCGACGGCCGGGACGCCGAGTTCTCCGCCTCCGGCAAGACGATCACCTTCCACGGCTTCATGAAGGCGTACGTCGAGGGCGCCGACGACCCGAACGCCGAGCTCGACGACCGCGAGCGCAGGCTGCCGCAGGTCGCCGAGGGCGACGCGCTCTCGGCCGAGGAGATCACCGCCGACGGCCACTCCACGAAGCCGCCGGCCCGCTACACCGAGGCTTCGCTGGTCAAGGAGCTCGAAGAGCGCGAGATCGGCCGCCCGTCGACGTACGCCTCGATCATCGGGACGATCCTCGACCGCGGTTACGTCTTCAAGAAGGGCACGGCGCTCGTCCCGTCCTTCCTCTCCTTCGCCGTCGTCAACCTGCTGGAGAAGCACTTCGGCCGGCTCGTCGACTACGACTTCACCGCCCGCATGGAGGACGACCTCGACCGCATCGCGCGGGGCGAGGCCCAGTCCGTGCCGTGGCTGAAGCGTTTTTACTTCGGCGCGGGCGAGGACACCACCGGTGCCGGTACGGCCTCCGACGCGGGCAACGGCGACGGCGACCACCTCGGCGGCCTGAAGGAGCTCGTCACCGACCTCGGCGCCATCGACGCCCGGGAGATCTCCTCGTTCCCCGTCGGCAACGACATCAAGCTCCGCGTCGGCCGGTACGGCCCGTACATCGAGCGCGGCGAGAAGGACTCCGAGGGCCACCAGCGGGCCGACGTCCCCGACGACCTGGCTCCGGACGAGCTCTCCGTCGAGTACGCGGAGGAACTGCTGGCCAAGCCGAGCGGCGACTTCGAGCTGGGCGCCGACCCGGTGTCCGGCAACCAGATCATCGCCAAGGACGGCCGGTACGGCCCGTACGTCACCGAGGTGCTGCCCGAGGGCACGCCGAAGACCGGCAAGAACGCGGTGAAGCCGCGTACGGCCTCCCTCTTCAAGTCGATGTCGCTCGACACGGTGACGCTGGCCGACGCGCTCAAGCTGATGTCGCTGCCGCGCGTCGTCGGCCAGGACGCGGAGGGCGTCGAGATCACCGCGCAGAACGGCCGCTACGGCCCGTACCTGAAGAAGGGGACGGACTCGCGGTCGCTCACCTCCGAGGACCAGCTCTTCGACATCACCCTCGACGAGGCCCTCGCCATCTACGCGCAGCCCAAGCAGCGCGGTCGGGCCGCCGCCAAGCCTCCGCTGAAGGAACTGGGCACCGACCCGGTCAGCGGGGCCCCGGTGGTCGTGAAGGACGGGCGCTTCGGCGCGTACGTCACGGACGGCGAGACGAACGCGACCCTGCGTACCGGCGACAGCGTCGAGGAGCTCACACCCGAGCGCGGGTACGAGCTGCTCGCCGAGAAGCGTGCCAAGGGACCCGTCAAGAAGAAGACGGCCGCGAAGAAGGCACCTGCCAAGAAGGCCACCACGGCGAAGAAGGCCCCGGCCAAGAAGACGACGGCCGCGGCGAAGAAGACCACCGCCGCGAAGAAGACCACGACCGCGAAGAAGACCACGGCGGCGAAGAAGGCGACGAGCGCCGCCGCCCCCTCCGCCACGTCCACGGAGGACTGA
- a CDS encoding class I SAM-dependent methyltransferase — protein sequence MPQSEHVPALREALLAAAFTADGLLELLGAPAYAALARAETVPALRATRGDTALDTLVRLFLLQRPVPVARAEAALPLALCLADGWVREADGEVRATVDVRPYGGPEGEDWFIVSDLGCAVGGAGGIGSHEEGVVLGVGGASTTLAGITVRTAVASALDLGTGSGIQALHAAQHATRVTATDLNPRALDFTRLTLALSGAAPADLREGSLFEPVAGETYDLIVSNPPFVISPGARLTYRDGGMGGDDLCRTLVQQSGDRLNDGGYAQFLANWQHVEGEEWQDRLRSWVPVGCDAWIVQREVQDITQYAELWLRDSGDHRSDPAEYTARYEAWLDEFEERGTTAVGFGWITLRKSAAAVAGNPSVVVEEWPHSIEQPLGPAVLAHFARQDYLRAQDDASLLAGHFTLAEEVVQEQVGLPGAEDPEHVVLRQHRGMRRATKVDSVGAGFAGVCDGSLPAGRILDAIAQLMGEDPVLLRDRTPRAIRLLVEEGFLEPVNPGADRTGSTA from the coding sequence CTGCCGCAGTCCGAGCACGTTCCCGCGCTCCGTGAGGCACTGCTCGCAGCCGCGTTCACCGCGGACGGACTCCTGGAACTGCTCGGCGCACCGGCCTACGCGGCCCTCGCGCGGGCCGAGACGGTCCCCGCGCTGCGCGCCACCCGGGGCGACACCGCGCTCGACACGCTGGTGCGGCTCTTCCTTCTTCAGCGGCCCGTTCCGGTGGCTCGGGCGGAAGCGGCGCTTCCCCTCGCCCTCTGCCTGGCGGACGGCTGGGTGCGCGAGGCGGACGGCGAGGTGCGGGCGACCGTCGACGTCCGCCCGTACGGCGGCCCCGAGGGCGAGGACTGGTTCATCGTCTCCGACCTCGGTTGCGCCGTCGGAGGCGCGGGCGGCATCGGATCGCACGAGGAAGGAGTCGTCCTCGGGGTCGGTGGCGCGTCCACGACACTCGCCGGGATCACGGTCCGTACCGCGGTGGCCTCCGCCCTCGACCTGGGAACGGGCTCCGGTATCCAGGCGCTCCACGCGGCGCAGCACGCCACGCGCGTCACCGCCACCGACCTCAACCCGCGCGCCCTGGACTTCACACGGCTCACGCTCGCCCTCTCCGGCGCCGCCCCGGCCGATCTGCGGGAGGGCTCCCTCTTCGAGCCGGTCGCCGGGGAGACCTACGACCTGATTGTCTCGAATCCGCCGTTCGTCATCTCTCCCGGCGCCCGCCTCACCTACCGCGACGGCGGGATGGGCGGCGACGACCTCTGCCGCACCCTGGTCCAGCAGTCGGGCGACCGGCTGAACGACGGCGGGTACGCCCAGTTCCTCGCCAACTGGCAGCACGTGGAAGGCGAGGAGTGGCAGGACCGGCTCCGTTCCTGGGTGCCGGTCGGCTGCGACGCCTGGATCGTGCAGCGGGAGGTGCAGGACATCACCCAGTACGCCGAGCTGTGGCTGCGCGACAGCGGTGACCATCGCTCCGATCCGGCCGAGTACACCGCCCGGTACGAGGCCTGGCTCGACGAGTTCGAGGAGCGCGGGACCACCGCGGTCGGATTTGGCTGGATCACCCTCCGCAAGTCCGCCGCGGCCGTCGCCGGGAATCCGTCGGTCGTCGTGGAGGAGTGGCCGCACTCGATCGAGCAGCCCCTCGGGCCTGCCGTCCTCGCGCACTTCGCCCGCCAGGACTATCTGCGCGCCCAGGACGACGCCTCGCTGCTCGCGGGACACTTCACACTCGCCGAGGAGGTCGTGCAGGAGCAGGTCGGGCTGCCGGGCGCGGAGGACCCCGAGCACGTGGTGCTGCGTCAGCACCGCGGCATGCGACGGGCCACCAAGGTCGACTCGGTGGGCGCAGGGTTCGCCGGCGTCTGCGACGGTTCGCTGCCGGCCGGCCGCATTCTCGACGCCATCGCCCAGTTGATGGGTGAGGACCCGGTGCTGCTGCGGGACCGTACCCCCCGGGCGATCAGGCTCCTGGTCGAGGAGGGCTTCCTGGAGCCGGTGAACCCGGGCGCCGACAGGACCGGAAGCACGGCCTGA
- a CDS encoding small secreted protein has translation MNKKLAAALSGGAVLVLALTGCSDDSNDEVDDWAKKVCDQIQPQLQKIADANAAIQEQTADNSQPADVQRTDSAAFQQISEAYKALGSAVDSAGAPPVDDGEATQQEAVKGLNASSAAYAKLKSEVDALDTEDQAKFADGLKDIADELKNTSSSGADALNKLQSGEVGSAMAKQDSCKSPAASSSPGSGAPASKAKAS, from the coding sequence GTGAACAAGAAGCTTGCGGCCGCACTGTCCGGCGGTGCGGTACTCGTACTGGCGCTGACGGGTTGCAGCGACGACAGCAACGACGAGGTCGACGACTGGGCCAAGAAGGTGTGCGACCAGATCCAGCCGCAGTTGCAGAAGATCGCGGACGCCAACGCCGCCATCCAGGAGCAGACCGCGGACAACAGCCAGCCCGCCGACGTGCAGAGGACCGACTCGGCCGCCTTCCAGCAGATCTCGGAGGCGTACAAGGCGCTCGGCTCGGCCGTGGACTCGGCCGGCGCCCCGCCCGTCGACGACGGCGAGGCCACGCAGCAGGAGGCGGTGAAGGGGCTCAACGCCTCCTCCGCGGCGTACGCGAAGCTCAAGAGCGAGGTGGACGCGCTCGACACCGAGGACCAGGCGAAGTTCGCCGACGGTCTCAAGGACATCGCCGACGAGCTGAAGAACACCAGCAGCAGCGGTGCCGACGCCCTGAACAAGCTGCAGTCCGGCGAGGTCGGGAGCGCCATGGCCAAGCAGGACAGCTGCAAGAGCCCCGCGGCCTCCTCCTCCCCCGGATCGGGCGCCCCGGCCTCCAAGGCCAAGGCCTCGTAG
- a CDS encoding ATP-binding protein, protein MATVELRFSAQPEHVRTARLVAAAVARRAGVDEAVLDEVRLAVGEACSRAVGLHHAHGIDTPVAVVLTDEEKSFSIEVGDDVPGLGSDAAGAVPGARRAASVVPVGLDEPEPDPDGEGEDEMGLAVIRGLVDDVEVRSGANGGVIRMTWPTAHAVVFP, encoded by the coding sequence ATGGCCACCGTTGAACTCCGCTTCAGCGCACAGCCTGAACATGTCCGGACGGCCCGCCTGGTGGCAGCCGCAGTGGCACGCCGGGCCGGCGTCGACGAGGCGGTGCTCGACGAGGTCAGACTCGCGGTCGGCGAGGCCTGCAGCCGTGCTGTCGGGCTGCACCACGCTCACGGCATCGACACCCCGGTGGCCGTGGTGCTGACGGACGAGGAGAAGTCGTTCTCCATCGAGGTCGGCGACGATGTGCCAGGTTTGGGAAGCGATGCCGCAGGCGCTGTTCCCGGCGCACGCCGGGCCGCGTCGGTCGTACCGGTAGGGCTCGACGAACCGGAGCCGGATCCGGACGGTGAAGGTGAGGACGAAATGGGTCTTGCCGTCATCAGGGGCCTGGTCGACGACGTGGAGGTCCGGTCGGGGGCGAACGGCGGCGTGATCCGGATGACCTGGCCCACCGCACACGCGGTGGTCTTTCCCTGA
- a CDS encoding STAS domain-containing protein, translating into MDLSLSTRNVSGPGGDRTVVEVGGEIDVYTAPKLREQLVELVNDGSYHLVVDMEGVDFLDSTGLGVLVGGLKRVRAHEGSLRLVCNQERILKIFRITGLTKVFPIHTTVDEAVAATD; encoded by the coding sequence GTGGACCTGTCCCTGTCGACTCGCAATGTGTCCGGCCCTGGTGGCGACCGTACGGTCGTCGAGGTCGGTGGCGAGATTGATGTGTATACCGCGCCCAAGCTGCGCGAGCAGTTGGTCGAGTTGGTGAATGACGGCAGTTACCACCTGGTTGTCGACATGGAGGGTGTCGACTTCCTCGACTCCACCGGTCTCGGCGTGCTGGTGGGCGGCCTGAAGCGTGTCCGGGCCCATGAGGGCTCGCTGCGCCTGGTCTGCAACCAGGAGCGCATTCTCAAGATCTTCCGGATCACGGGCCTGACCAAGGTGTTTCCGATTCACACCACGGTCGACGAGGCTGTCGCCGCCACCGACTGA
- a CDS encoding DEAD/DEAH box helicase: MAFNHLPAAMHDALGPLSVTPVTHSVPMAKNHRPSGPTESGDSRPSPDMILARLAAGAGRAARITHTEHLPPRPGTHAIWPDRIRPEVIAAIGRAGIDHPWVHQAAAAESALDGESVVIATGTASGKSLAYLAPVLSALLDGSEAPNGRAATALYLSPTKALAADQRRSVKSLASPLGNAVRPAVYDGDTPVEEREWVRQYANYVLTNPDMLHRGILPSHPRWASFLRALRFVVIDECHTYRGVFGSHVAQVLRRLRRLCARYGSDPVFLLASATAAEPSVAAGRLTGLPVKEISDDASPRGELVFALWEPPLTEMRGEKGAPVRRTATAETADLLTDLTLQGVRTVAFVRSRRGAELISVIAKERLAEVDRSLPGRVAAYRGGYLPEERRALERALHSGELLGLSATTALELGIDVSGLDAVVISGYPGTRASLWQQAGRAGRSGRGALAVLVARDDPLDTFLVHHPEALFHQPVESTVLDPDNPYVLAPHLCAAAAELPLTDGDIELFGPTVPELLPQLEAAKLLRRRAAGWHWTRRERAADLTDIRGGGGRPVQIVEEGTGRLLGTVDEAASHTAVHEGAVHLHQGRTYLVRKLDLEDSVALVEEANPPYSTNARDTTAITVLETDTAIPWGDGRLCYGSVEVTNQVVSFLRRKLITGEVLGETKLELPPRTLRTRAVWWTVTEDQLDAARINPEILGGALHAAEHASIGMLPLFATCDRWDIGGVSVPLHPDTLLPTVFVYDGHPGGAGFAERAFHTARAWLTATREAIASCECEAGCPSCIQSPKCGNGNEPLHKRGAVRLLTELLRAAPAGPPVPQGLPAPEGRSAPPGSPEDPEAPESPEALEDPHGT, translated from the coding sequence ATGGCATTCAATCACTTACCAGCAGCCATGCACGACGCCTTGGGACCATTGTCCGTCACGCCAGTGACACACTCGGTGCCGATGGCCAAGAATCACCGCCCCAGCGGACCCACCGAGAGCGGAGACTCCCGCCCCTCTCCCGACATGATCCTCGCCCGGCTCGCCGCAGGGGCGGGCCGGGCCGCGCGCATCACTCATACGGAGCACTTGCCCCCGCGACCGGGAACCCATGCCATCTGGCCGGATCGCATCCGGCCAGAAGTGATCGCGGCGATCGGGCGCGCCGGGATCGACCATCCGTGGGTCCATCAGGCGGCTGCGGCCGAATCCGCTCTCGACGGCGAATCCGTGGTGATCGCCACCGGCACGGCGTCCGGAAAGTCGCTCGCCTATCTCGCCCCGGTCCTCAGCGCGCTGCTCGACGGTTCCGAGGCCCCGAACGGACGTGCGGCGACCGCGCTCTACCTCTCGCCCACGAAGGCGCTCGCGGCCGATCAGCGCCGGTCGGTGAAGAGCCTCGCCTCGCCGCTCGGCAACGCGGTCAGGCCCGCCGTCTACGACGGCGACACGCCCGTCGAGGAACGTGAGTGGGTGCGCCAGTACGCCAACTACGTCCTCACCAACCCCGACATGCTGCACCGGGGAATCCTGCCGTCCCATCCCCGCTGGGCCTCCTTCCTGCGCGCTCTGCGCTTCGTCGTCATCGACGAGTGCCACACGTACCGGGGCGTCTTCGGCTCGCACGTCGCCCAAGTCCTGCGCCGCTTGCGCCGGCTGTGCGCGCGGTACGGCTCCGATCCGGTCTTCCTGCTCGCCTCCGCGACCGCGGCCGAGCCCTCGGTCGCGGCAGGCCGGCTCACCGGCCTGCCGGTCAAGGAGATCTCCGACGACGCCTCGCCCCGCGGCGAACTGGTCTTCGCCCTCTGGGAGCCACCGCTCACCGAGATGCGTGGCGAGAAGGGTGCGCCCGTGCGGCGTACCGCCACCGCCGAGACCGCCGACCTGCTCACCGACCTGACCCTCCAGGGTGTCCGTACGGTCGCCTTCGTCCGCTCCCGGCGGGGCGCGGAGCTCATCTCCGTGATCGCCAAGGAGCGGCTGGCCGAGGTCGACCGCTCGCTGCCGGGACGGGTCGCCGCCTACCGGGGTGGCTATCTGCCGGAGGAACGGCGCGCGCTGGAGCGTGCCCTGCACTCCGGCGAACTCCTGGGCCTGTCCGCCACCACCGCCCTCGAACTGGGGATCGACGTCTCCGGTCTGGACGCCGTCGTCATCTCCGGCTACCCGGGTACCCGGGCCTCCCTCTGGCAGCAGGCGGGCCGCGCCGGCCGTTCGGGCCGGGGCGCCCTGGCCGTACTGGTGGCGCGGGACGATCCGCTGGACACCTTCCTCGTGCACCATCCGGAGGCCCTGTTCCACCAGCCGGTGGAGTCGACCGTGCTGGACCCGGACAACCCCTACGTACTCGCCCCCCATCTGTGCGCGGCGGCCGCGGAACTGCCTCTCACCGACGGCGACATCGAACTCTTCGGTCCCACCGTGCCCGAACTGCTGCCTCAGCTGGAGGCCGCGAAACTGCTGCGCAGACGGGCGGCCGGCTGGCACTGGACCCGCCGCGAACGCGCCGCCGACCTCACCGACATCCGGGGCGGCGGAGGCCGGCCGGTGCAGATCGTCGAGGAGGGCACCGGCAGGCTGCTGGGTACCGTCGACGAGGCCGCCTCCCACACCGCGGTGCACGAGGGAGCCGTCCACCTCCACCAGGGACGCACCTACCTGGTCCGGAAGCTGGATCTGGAGGACTCCGTCGCTCTCGTGGAGGAAGCGAATCCGCCGTACTCGACCAACGCCCGCGACACCACGGCCATCACCGTCCTGGAGACCGACACCGCGATCCCCTGGGGGGACGGCCGTCTCTGTTACGGCTCCGTCGAAGTCACCAACCAGGTCGTCTCCTTCCTGCGCCGGAAGCTGATCACCGGGGAGGTACTGGGCGAGACCAAGCTCGAACTGCCGCCCCGCACCCTGCGCACCCGGGCCGTCTGGTGGACCGTCACCGAGGACCAGCTCGACGCCGCACGGATCAATCCGGAGATCCTCGGCGGTGCGCTGCACGCCGCCGAACACGCCTCGATCGGGATGCTCCCCCTGTTCGCCACCTGCGACCGCTGGGACATCGGCGGAGTCTCCGTACCGTTGCACCCGGACACCCTGCTGCCCACCGTCTTCGTGTACGACGGCCACCCCGGCGGCGCGGGGTTCGCCGAACGCGCCTTTCACACCGCCCGCGCCTGGCTGACCGCGACCCGCGAAGCCATCGCGTCCTGCGAATGCGAGGCGGGCTGCCCTTCCTGCATCCAGTCCCCCAAGTGCGGCAACGGCAACGAGCCCCTGCACAAGCGGGGGGCGGTACGTCTCCTGACCGAACTGCTCAGGGCCGCCCCCGCGGGCCCTCCCGTGCCGCAGGGCCTCCCTGCGCCGGAGGGGCGATCGGCACCACCAGGCTCCCCGGAGGACCCGGAAGCCCCGGAGAGCCCAGA